One region of Mycobacteriales bacterium genomic DNA includes:
- a CDS encoding NAD+ synthase: protein MPQLRLALAQIDVTVGDLTANSAAVLSWSRAAAARGAHLVVFPEMALTGYPPEDLVLRDSFRAGSTDALEQLAHTLADEGLGDLAVVVGYLDADGGPRNAAAMLHGGRVVARYFKHHLPNYGVFDEARYFRRGDTFTVVRLCGIDVALTICEDLWQDGGPFAVAARAEVGLVLSINGSPYERNKDDERLDLAARRAREAGTALAYVNMVGGQDELVYDGDSMVVDAAGRVIARAPQFVETLFVVDLDLPGRRGTVTGPTLGMTVERHLVSDAAVPAYDPLPPTVAEPLSEEAEIYAALVAGTRDYVDKNGFERVYIALSGGIDSALTTTIAVDALGADRVHAVAMPSRWSTEHSLGDAEELVRRQGVHYQVVPIAEPVDAVEKHIELHGLAAENLQARIRGVIVMGLSNEHPPSIVLTTGNKSELATGYSTLYGDSAGGFAPIKDVPKTVVWALSRWRNAEADKNGETPPIPENSITKPPSAELRPGQLDTDSLPDYGVLDAILVGYVDEDRSSADLVADGHDPQIVERVIGLVDRAEYKRRQYPPGPKISVKAFGRDRRLPITSRWKETAPPPE from the coding sequence ATGCCGCAGTTGCGCCTCGCGCTCGCCCAGATAGATGTCACCGTCGGTGATCTCACCGCCAATTCCGCCGCGGTCCTCTCGTGGTCCAGGGCGGCCGCCGCCCGCGGAGCCCACCTGGTGGTTTTCCCCGAAATGGCGCTCACCGGCTATCCCCCGGAGGATCTGGTACTGCGCGACTCATTCCGCGCGGGCAGCACCGACGCGCTCGAGCAGCTGGCCCACACCCTGGCCGACGAAGGGCTCGGCGACCTGGCCGTGGTGGTCGGTTACCTCGACGCCGACGGCGGCCCGCGCAACGCCGCCGCCATGCTGCACGGCGGGCGGGTCGTCGCCCGCTACTTCAAGCACCATCTGCCCAACTACGGCGTCTTCGACGAAGCCCGGTACTTCCGTCGTGGTGACACCTTCACCGTCGTCCGGCTGTGCGGCATCGACGTCGCGCTGACGATCTGCGAGGACCTGTGGCAGGACGGCGGACCGTTCGCTGTCGCCGCCCGCGCCGAGGTCGGCCTGGTCCTGTCGATCAACGGCTCGCCGTACGAGCGCAACAAGGACGACGAGCGGCTCGACCTGGCCGCCCGCCGGGCCCGGGAGGCCGGCACGGCGCTGGCCTACGTCAACATGGTCGGTGGGCAGGACGAGCTCGTCTACGACGGCGACTCGATGGTCGTCGACGCGGCGGGCCGGGTGATCGCGCGGGCCCCACAGTTCGTCGAGACGCTCTTCGTCGTCGACCTCGATCTCCCGGGCCGGCGCGGCACCGTCACCGGCCCGACGCTGGGGATGACCGTCGAACGCCACCTGGTGTCCGACGCGGCGGTGCCGGCGTACGACCCGCTACCCCCGACGGTCGCCGAGCCGCTCAGCGAGGAGGCGGAGATCTACGCCGCGCTGGTCGCCGGCACCCGGGACTACGTCGACAAGAACGGCTTCGAGCGCGTCTACATCGCGCTCTCCGGCGGCATCGACTCGGCACTCACCACCACGATCGCGGTCGACGCGCTCGGCGCCGACCGGGTGCATGCGGTGGCGATGCCGTCGCGCTGGTCCACCGAGCACTCCCTCGGTGACGCCGAGGAGCTCGTCCGGCGCCAGGGGGTGCACTACCAGGTGGTGCCGATCGCCGAACCGGTCGACGCCGTCGAGAAGCACATCGAATTGCACGGGCTGGCCGCGGAGAACCTGCAGGCCAGGATCCGCGGGGTGATCGTGATGGGGCTGTCCAACGAGCACCCGCCGTCGATAGTGCTGACCACCGGCAATAAGAGCGAATTGGCCACCGGCTATTCGACCCTCTACGGCGACTCCGCCGGGGGTTTCGCGCCGATCAAGGACGTCCCCAAGACCGTGGTGTGGGCGCTGTCCCGCTGGCGCAACGCCGAGGCCGACAAAAACGGTGAGACGCCGCCGATTCCGGAGAACTCGATCACCAAGCCGCCGAGCGCGGAATTGCGGCCCGGACAGCTCGACACCGACTCGCTGCCCGACTACGGGGTGCTCGACGCGATCCTGGTCGGCTACGTCGACGAGGACCGCAGCAGCGCCGACCTGGTGGCCGACGGGCACGACCCGCAGATCGTCGAGCGGGTGATCGGGCTGGTCGACCGGGCCGAGTACAAGCGCCGGCAATACCCGCCAGGACCGAAGATTTCGGTCAAAGCGTTCGGGCGTGACCGACGTCTCCCGATCACCAGCCGGTGGAAGGAGACGGCACCGCCCCCGGAGTGA
- the panB gene encoding 3-methyl-2-oxobutanoate hydroxymethyltransferase: MGHDTPAGAEPTLYGGPPTRRVRIPHLIDAKNRGERWGMLTAYDQYSAEIFDEAGIPVLLVGDSAANNVYAYPSTLPVTVDELMPLVRAVVRSTRRALVVADLPFGSYQAGATQALETAVRFMKDGGAQAVKLEGGQRVVPQVEALVGAGIPVMAHIGFTPQSEHELGGYRVQGRGESGDELVADAQALERAGAFAVVLEMVPALVAKRITGELSVPTIGIGAGPDCDAQVLVWQDMAGLRGGKVPRFVKQFADLRTSLRDAATAYAEEVRDGSFPNSDQSFH, translated from the coding sequence ATGGGACATGACACCCCGGCCGGCGCGGAGCCCACGCTCTACGGCGGACCACCCACCCGGCGGGTGCGGATACCGCACCTGATCGATGCGAAGAACCGCGGCGAGCGGTGGGGAATGCTCACCGCCTACGACCAGTACTCGGCGGAGATCTTCGACGAGGCCGGCATCCCCGTGCTGCTGGTCGGCGACTCGGCGGCGAACAACGTCTATGCCTATCCGTCCACCCTGCCGGTGACCGTCGACGAGCTGATGCCGCTCGTCCGGGCCGTCGTACGGTCGACGCGCCGCGCACTCGTCGTCGCCGACCTGCCGTTCGGTTCCTACCAGGCCGGGGCGACGCAGGCGCTGGAGACCGCGGTCCGCTTCATGAAGGACGGCGGTGCGCAGGCGGTGAAACTCGAAGGCGGACAACGTGTGGTTCCGCAGGTCGAGGCCCTCGTCGGGGCCGGCATCCCCGTGATGGCCCACATCGGCTTCACGCCGCAAAGCGAACACGAGCTGGGCGGCTACCGCGTCCAGGGTCGCGGCGAATCCGGCGACGAGTTGGTCGCCGATGCGCAGGCGCTGGAGCGAGCGGGTGCGTTCGCGGTGGTGCTGGAGATGGTGCCGGCGCTGGTCGCCAAGCGGATCACCGGCGAGCTGTCGGTCCCGACCATCGGCATCGGTGCGGGGCCCGACTGCGACGCCCAGGTGCTGGTCTGGCAGGACATGGCGGGCCTGCGCGGCGGAAAGGTGCCGCGGTTCGTCAAGCAGTTCGCCGACCTGCGCACCTCGCTACGGGACGCCGCCACGGCGTACGCCGAAGAGGTTCGGGACGGCAGCTTCCCGAACAGCGACCAGAGCTTCCACTAA
- the npdG gene encoding NADPH-dependent F420 reductase: protein MDDNHGVADLAIGVLGGTGPQGRGLALRFALCGLQVLIGSRDESRAATAADEVNRSLPSGAARPARGEDNAGVAAHADLVVVAVPWDGHAATIEALRPSLAGKIVVDCVNPIGFDERGPYPLDVPEGSAAQQAAALLPDSRVVAAFHHVSAVLLADPDVPRVECDVLVLGEDRAATDTVRALADLVPGLHGVYAGRLRNAGQVEAFTANLIAINRRYKAHAGIRITDIDR from the coding sequence ATGGACGACAACCACGGCGTAGCCGATCTCGCGATCGGTGTGCTCGGAGGCACCGGACCGCAGGGCCGAGGGTTGGCCCTGCGGTTCGCTTTGTGCGGGCTGCAGGTGCTGATCGGCTCGCGGGACGAGAGCCGGGCGGCCACGGCCGCGGACGAGGTGAACCGGTCCCTTCCGTCCGGTGCGGCACGCCCCGCCCGCGGCGAGGACAACGCCGGCGTCGCGGCACACGCCGATCTCGTCGTGGTGGCCGTGCCGTGGGACGGTCACGCGGCGACGATCGAGGCGCTGCGCCCGTCTCTCGCCGGCAAGATCGTGGTCGACTGCGTCAACCCGATCGGCTTCGACGAGCGCGGGCCGTATCCGCTCGACGTACCCGAGGGGAGTGCCGCGCAGCAGGCGGCCGCGCTCCTGCCGGACAGTCGCGTCGTCGCCGCGTTCCACCACGTGAGCGCCGTCCTGCTGGCGGACCCCGACGTACCCAGGGTGGAGTGCGACGTCCTGGTCCTCGGCGAGGACCGTGCGGCGACCGACACGGTCCGGGCGCTGGCCGATCTCGTCCCCGGTCTGCATGGTGTCTATGCCGGTCGGCTCAGGAACGCCGGCCAGGTCGAGGCGTTCACCGCCAACCTCATCGCGATCAACCGGCGTTACAAGGCCCACGCCGGGATCCGGATCACCGACATCGACCGGTAA
- a CDS encoding histone H1-like repetitive region-containing protein: protein MPTRATTSRAAKSVRRTSAAKKSPTTRRATTARKSSAAKKTTARKSPAAKRTTTRKATGARKTTGARKTTARKTAARKAPARKTTGARKTTARKTTARKTTGARKAAKRTPAARKSAAKKTTARKAPARKSTARKTTARKTTARKSPARKTTGARKTTARKTTGARKATARKVGGARKATARKVSGARKTTARKVSGARKTITRRSPARKTSGRRTTR from the coding sequence ATGCCGACAAGGGCCACGACCAGTAGGGCCGCGAAGTCCGTGCGTAGGACCTCCGCGGCGAAGAAGAGCCCGACCACCCGTCGGGCCACCACGGCGAGGAAGTCATCCGCAGCCAAGAAGACCACCGCGCGCAAGTCGCCGGCGGCGAAGCGGACGACCACCCGCAAGGCCACCGGCGCCCGCAAGACCACCGGTGCCCGCAAGACCACCGCTCGTAAGACAGCTGCCCGCAAGGCACCTGCCCGCAAGACGACCGGTGCGCGCAAGACCACGGCCCGTAAGACCACGGCCCGCAAGACCACCGGTGCCCGCAAGGCTGCCAAGCGCACGCCGGCGGCGCGTAAGAGCGCGGCGAAGAAGACCACCGCCCGCAAGGCTCCTGCGCGCAAGTCGACCGCCCGCAAGACGACGGCGCGCAAGACCACCGCGCGCAAGAGTCCTGCTCGCAAGACCACCGGCGCCCGCAAGACGACGGCGCGCAAGACGACCGGGGCCCGTAAGGCGACGGCCCGCAAGGTGGGCGGTGCCCGCAAGGCAACCGCCCGCAAGGTGAGTGGCGCCCGCAAGACGACGGCCCGCAAGGTGAGCGGTGCCCGCAAGACCATCACCCGCAGGTCGCCCGCCCGCAAGACGAGCGGTCGTCGTACCACCCGCTGA
- a CDS encoding trehalose-6-phosphate synthase has translation MSGTRTLLAASNRGPISLVADEHGDVRAERGGGGLVSAMQSALSAGDGLWVCSAMSERERMVARRAPGGRLADAGIDVGDLDVRMLPIDVATFGRAYNGIANSTLWFINHLLYDAPFKPVFDYAWRRQWASYERYNAMFAGALAEDAAEGATVMVQDYHLFLTPQMLRERRPDLQIGHFTHTPWAPPDYYTMLPDDVAASVLTGLLGADHLGFHCDRWAKAFLRCCQAVLGADVDESAGTVTHDGRVTRVGVHALGTDGDELRERAHRRDVERSLDDLRDIIGDRKVIGRVDRTELSKNIVRGLQAYRELLRTRPEWHGRVVHVAYTYPSRHDLPEYREYTAVVQRLGREIEDEFTTDDWTPLVLEVGHDYPGSLAALRASDVLLINPVRDGMNLVAQEGCILSEHDAALVLSREAGAVDLLGNDALLVNPFDVTGTADALHQALLMPQEERREKAQRLVQAATALPPADWFAEQLDAVRAAS, from the coding sequence ATGTCAGGCACCCGAACGCTACTCGCCGCGTCCAATCGCGGGCCGATATCTCTTGTCGCAGACGAGCACGGAGACGTGCGCGCCGAGCGCGGCGGAGGCGGTTTGGTCAGTGCAATGCAGTCCGCACTGTCGGCCGGCGACGGCCTGTGGGTGTGCAGTGCGATGAGTGAACGGGAGCGAATGGTGGCCCGCCGGGCGCCGGGCGGACGGCTCGCCGACGCCGGTATCGACGTCGGCGATCTCGACGTCCGGATGCTGCCGATCGACGTCGCGACCTTCGGGCGGGCCTACAACGGGATCGCCAACTCGACCCTGTGGTTCATCAACCATCTGCTTTACGACGCACCGTTCAAGCCGGTCTTCGACTACGCATGGCGACGCCAGTGGGCGTCCTACGAGCGGTACAACGCGATGTTCGCCGGCGCACTGGCCGAGGATGCCGCCGAGGGCGCGACCGTCATGGTGCAGGACTACCACCTCTTTTTGACCCCGCAGATGCTGCGGGAGCGGCGTCCGGACCTGCAGATCGGCCATTTCACCCATACCCCGTGGGCTCCGCCGGACTATTACACGATGCTTCCGGACGATGTCGCGGCATCGGTGCTCACCGGGCTTCTCGGCGCGGACCACCTCGGATTCCACTGCGACCGGTGGGCGAAGGCGTTCCTCCGGTGCTGTCAGGCGGTGCTCGGCGCCGATGTGGACGAGTCCGCCGGCACGGTCACCCACGACGGCCGGGTGACCCGGGTCGGGGTGCACGCACTGGGCACCGACGGTGACGAACTGCGGGAGCGGGCGCACCGGCGCGACGTCGAGCGCAGCCTCGACGACCTGCGCGACATCATCGGCGACCGCAAGGTCATCGGCCGGGTCGACCGCACCGAGCTGTCAAAGAACATCGTGCGCGGCCTGCAGGCCTATCGCGAACTGCTGCGGACCCGGCCCGAATGGCACGGTCGCGTCGTACACGTCGCCTATACCTACCCGTCGCGGCACGACCTGCCTGAGTACCGGGAGTACACGGCGGTGGTGCAGCGCCTCGGCCGCGAGATCGAGGACGAGTTCACCACCGACGACTGGACCCCACTGGTGCTCGAGGTGGGGCACGACTACCCGGGCTCGCTCGCCGCGCTCCGCGCGAGCGACGTCCTGCTCATCAACCCGGTCCGCGACGGCATGAACCTGGTCGCGCAGGAGGGCTGCATCCTGTCCGAGCACGACGCGGCGCTCGTCCTGTCCCGCGAGGCCGGAGCCGTCGACCTGCTCGGGAACGACGCCCTGCTGGTCAACCCGTTCGACGTGACCGGCACCGCCGACGCCCTCCACCAGGCGTTGCTGATGCCCCAGGAGGAGCGGCGGGAGAAGGCGCAGCGGCTGGTGCAGGCGGCCACCGCGCTGCCCCCGGCCGACTGGTTCGCCGAACAGCTCGACGCGGTCCGCGCCGCCAGCTGA
- the otsB gene encoding trehalose-phosphatase, giving the protein MSLPEPRTDGGRAGLAALRAAPAEALVALDFDGTLAPIVSDPASSRLADGAADALRVLAGRVGLLAIVTGRAARVAVELGGLESVPGIVVLGQYGAEQWQDGALAAPDPAPGLAPMRAALPGVLDGTDPQVWIEDKTLGLVVHTRRSPDPDGELEALAPRVIALAEEHGLEASAGRAVVEVRSSGVDKGGAIRRLVAEHRPSAVLFGGDDLGDLPAYDAVEALRGEGTPGLTVCSASAEVPEVAARADVVVEGPAGMVGFLTDLADAIN; this is encoded by the coding sequence ATGTCACTGCCGGAGCCGCGCACCGACGGGGGACGAGCCGGGTTGGCGGCGTTGCGCGCCGCGCCGGCTGAGGCCCTCGTCGCCCTCGACTTCGACGGCACCCTCGCCCCGATCGTGTCCGACCCGGCATCCAGTCGACTGGCCGACGGTGCCGCCGACGCGCTGCGGGTCCTCGCCGGACGGGTCGGTCTGCTGGCGATCGTGACCGGCCGGGCCGCTCGTGTCGCCGTTGAGTTGGGCGGTTTGGAGTCGGTGCCCGGCATCGTCGTCCTGGGGCAGTACGGCGCCGAGCAATGGCAGGACGGAGCGCTGGCCGCACCCGATCCCGCGCCCGGCCTGGCGCCGATGCGCGCCGCGCTGCCCGGCGTGCTCGACGGCACCGATCCGCAGGTATGGATCGAGGACAAGACGCTCGGGCTGGTCGTGCACACCCGCCGTAGTCCCGATCCCGACGGCGAGCTCGAGGCGCTCGCCCCCCGGGTGATCGCGCTCGCCGAGGAGCACGGGCTCGAGGCGAGCGCGGGCCGGGCCGTCGTCGAGGTGCGCTCGTCCGGCGTCGACAAGGGTGGTGCGATCCGGCGGCTCGTCGCCGAGCACCGGCCGTCGGCGGTCCTCTTCGGCGGCGACGACCTCGGCGATCTTCCGGCGTACGACGCGGTCGAGGCCCTGCGCGGCGAGGGGACCCCCGGGCTGACGGTGTGCAGCGCGTCCGCCGAGGTGCCCGAGGTGGCCGCCCGCGCCGACGTGGTCGTCGAGGGCCCGGCCGGCATGGTCGGCTTCCTCACCGACCTCGCCGACGCGATCAACTGA
- a CDS encoding arabinan endo-1,5-alpha-L-arabinosidase, whose amino-acid sequence MARTRGVWRRLRAAAVLLGCAAVTLLTAVPSGAAGGAAASYPNPEPVLGGASAHDPSMIRVADGSYYVFSTHNGIEIRHSPDRVHYTFVGEVLPGGATWASAYQPDGAKDLWAPDVSYHHGTYWLYYAVSSFGSNHSAIGLATSRTARPGSWRDQGLVYASSATDDFNAIDPGLTVDASGQWWLSFGSFWSGIKMIALDPRTGKPTSPDTPRYNLAQRPAPDAIEGAYIYRHGGFYYLFASYDFCCQGLSSTYNIRVGRSRAITGPYVDQSGTPLLDDGGTTILATHGYVIGPGGQTVLRDRGQDLLVYHYYNGRDAGTPRLAINRLAWPNGWPVVRP is encoded by the coding sequence ATGGCCCGGACGAGAGGTGTGTGGCGGCGGCTGCGGGCCGCGGCGGTCCTGCTGGGGTGCGCGGCCGTCACCCTGCTGACCGCGGTGCCCTCGGGCGCCGCAGGAGGCGCCGCGGCGAGTTATCCCAACCCGGAGCCGGTGCTCGGCGGGGCGTCGGCCCACGACCCGTCGATGATCCGGGTCGCCGACGGCAGCTACTACGTCTTCTCCACCCACAACGGCATCGAGATCCGCCACTCGCCGGACCGGGTGCACTACACGTTCGTCGGCGAGGTGCTGCCCGGCGGAGCGACCTGGGCATCGGCGTACCAGCCGGACGGCGCGAAGGACCTGTGGGCGCCGGACGTGTCCTACCACCACGGGACCTACTGGCTCTATTACGCGGTCTCGTCGTTCGGGTCCAACCACTCGGCCATCGGGCTGGCGACCAGCCGGACCGCGCGGCCGGGGAGCTGGCGGGACCAGGGTCTGGTCTACGCGTCGTCGGCGACTGACGATTTCAATGCGATCGACCCGGGGTTGACGGTCGACGCGTCCGGTCAATGGTGGCTGTCGTTCGGATCATTCTGGAGCGGCATCAAGATGATCGCGCTGGATCCCCGCACCGGGAAGCCGACCAGCCCGGACACACCCCGCTACAACCTCGCGCAGCGGCCCGCGCCGGACGCGATCGAGGGCGCCTACATCTACCGGCACGGTGGCTTCTACTACCTCTTCGCGTCGTACGACTTCTGCTGCCAGGGGCTCAGCAGCACCTACAACATCCGGGTCGGCAGGTCCCGCGCCATCACCGGCCCGTACGTCGACCAATCCGGCACCCCGCTGCTCGACGACGGCGGCACGACAATCCTCGCCACGCACGGTTACGTGATCGGGCCGGGCGGGCAGACCGTGCTGCGGGACCGGGGGCAGGACCTGCTCGTCTACCACTACTACAACGGCCGGGACGCGGGCACCCCGCGGCTCGCCATCAACCGGCTCGCCTGGCCGAACGGATGGCCGGTCGTCCGGCCGTGA
- a CDS encoding M14 family zinc carboxypeptidase yields the protein MWGRRIGAALVAGALLAAGSATAAAGTPAAPAAAAGACSPTTTTPTFRGTTPTAQHVLGFTLGSREATDEQLNRYLGAVDRSSDQVTSGTFARTVTGRPLKYALVSAAGNLSPAKLAQIRGDAAKLRRPDLPAGQASAIERRMPTILWLSANVHGNEAAGGDASLRILYELADRTDCVARAILSHALVGIIPTQNPDGRADDVRTNAYNFDMNRDWFARTQPETSGKLDLLAQYPPQLYMDEHGMGGSSYFFPPNSDPIYHETSDQSVDWINNLYGADNGAAFTAKQLSFETYQSGYDLFYQGYGDSVPTSDFGAAGMTYEVGQDASYPDQTYKHYLSAITSLYAGATHRQSILTGWHQSFVTAAREGRQCTLQPNRVYNPGHTVQFQVPDIRVCGYFLRGSGAKARDLAAVVRRLQQADVSVYRLSKPLYVPDYTAYGRQPTPTTMPAGTYWIPMAQAQKHWIQAMLNEDTYVPFPYFYDVSGWSMPLLNNLDGGYTGTSLHPAATTLPLQRVPAMKLPSALPRIGILSYTSSPFRPSESTGWLRWRLAKDWHVAASVLTPDQVNASTLNNIDVLLTPDLDAATVAKILGDTGKTALTQWVNGGGRYVGWQGGTDLATRLGLSTVTLTNPTSQVPGTLFRVDTAAHNPLTAGVGPTDWVMYAGDPVMRANDPADVVASYPSATSPDWFTSGYQKGAEELGTTAAEVDQRAGTGHVTVFSVEPNFRAFTDGSARLLYDAIVDSRNATTVRPATPAPRIGSAARLPAEQRARLAATKIVQPLGADLIVTARTADAATTARVLRAHGVTYRTSRASMSVSYFVDFGRRAASDPAPWVRTLPDELTRDGATPLFVSAQ from the coding sequence ATGTGGGGACGTCGGATCGGTGCCGCTCTGGTCGCCGGAGCACTACTCGCCGCCGGCAGCGCGACCGCGGCCGCGGGTACTCCCGCGGCTCCGGCCGCAGCCGCGGGCGCGTGCAGCCCGACGACGACGACGCCGACCTTCCGCGGGACCACCCCAACCGCGCAGCACGTCCTCGGCTTCACGCTCGGCAGCCGCGAGGCGACCGACGAACAACTCAACCGCTACCTCGGTGCGGTCGACCGCTCGAGCGACCAGGTCACCAGCGGCACCTTCGCCCGCACCGTGACGGGACGGCCGCTGAAGTACGCCCTGGTGAGTGCCGCCGGCAACCTCAGCCCGGCCAAGCTCGCGCAGATCCGTGGCGACGCGGCGAAGCTCCGCCGGCCGGATCTCCCGGCCGGGCAGGCGTCGGCGATCGAACGCCGGATGCCGACGATCCTGTGGCTCTCGGCCAACGTGCACGGCAATGAGGCGGCCGGCGGGGACGCCAGCCTGCGGATCCTCTACGAGCTCGCCGACCGGACCGACTGCGTGGCCCGGGCCATCCTGTCCCACGCACTCGTCGGGATCATCCCGACGCAGAACCCCGACGGCCGGGCGGACGACGTACGCACCAACGCCTACAACTTCGACATGAACCGCGACTGGTTCGCCCGCACGCAGCCGGAGACGTCCGGCAAGCTCGACCTGCTGGCGCAGTACCCGCCGCAGCTCTACATGGACGAGCACGGCATGGGCGGCTCCAGCTACTTCTTCCCGCCCAACTCCGACCCGATCTACCACGAGACCAGCGACCAGTCGGTCGACTGGATCAACAACCTCTACGGCGCGGACAACGGCGCGGCGTTCACGGCCAAGCAGCTGTCCTTCGAGACCTACCAGTCCGGCTACGACCTCTTCTACCAGGGTTACGGCGACAGCGTCCCGACCAGCGATTTCGGTGCCGCCGGCATGACCTACGAGGTCGGTCAGGACGCGTCGTACCCGGACCAGACCTACAAGCACTACCTGTCGGCGATCACCTCGCTGTACGCCGGCGCGACCCACCGGCAGTCGATCCTGACCGGCTGGCACCAGAGCTTCGTGACCGCGGCGAGAGAGGGCCGGCAGTGCACCCTGCAGCCCAACAGGGTCTACAACCCCGGTCACACCGTGCAGTTCCAGGTCCCCGACATCCGGGTTTGTGGCTACTTCCTGCGCGGCAGCGGCGCCAAGGCCCGCGATCTGGCGGCGGTGGTCCGCCGGCTGCAGCAGGCCGACGTCTCGGTCTACCGTCTGAGCAAGCCGCTCTACGTCCCGGACTACACGGCGTACGGCCGCCAGCCCACGCCGACCACGATGCCGGCCGGCACCTACTGGATCCCCATGGCGCAGGCGCAGAAGCACTGGATCCAGGCGATGCTCAACGAGGACACCTACGTGCCGTTCCCGTACTTCTACGACGTCAGCGGCTGGAGCATGCCGCTGCTGAACAACCTCGACGGCGGATACACCGGCACGAGCCTGCACCCGGCCGCCACGACGCTGCCGCTGCAGCGGGTGCCGGCGATGAAGCTGCCCTCGGCGCTGCCCCGGATCGGGATCCTGAGCTACACCTCGAGCCCGTTCCGCCCGTCCGAGAGCACCGGCTGGCTGCGCTGGCGGCTGGCGAAGGACTGGCACGTCGCCGCGTCCGTCCTGACGCCGGACCAGGTCAACGCCTCCACCCTGAACAACATCGACGTGCTGCTCACCCCCGACCTCGACGCGGCGACGGTGGCGAAGATTCTCGGCGACACCGGCAAGACCGCGCTCACCCAGTGGGTGAACGGCGGCGGCCGCTACGTCGGGTGGCAGGGCGGCACCGACCTCGCCACCCGGCTCGGGCTGTCCACGGTCACCCTCACCAACCCGACGTCGCAGGTGCCGGGGACCCTGTTCCGGGTCGACACCGCCGCGCACAACCCGCTCACGGCCGGCGTCGGTCCGACCGACTGGGTGATGTACGCCGGCGACCCCGTCATGCGCGCGAATGACCCGGCCGACGTCGTCGCGTCATATCCGTCCGCGACCTCGCCGGACTGGTTCACCTCGGGCTATCAGAAGGGCGCCGAGGAACTCGGCACCACCGCCGCCGAGGTCGACCAGCGGGCCGGGACCGGTCACGTCACGGTGTTCTCCGTCGAGCCCAACTTCCGGGCCTTCACCGACGGCAGCGCCCGCCTGCTCTACGACGCCATCGTCGACTCGCGGAATGCGACGACCGTGCGGCCGGCGACCCCGGCGCCCCGGATCGGCTCGGCGGCGCGGTTGCCGGCCGAGCAGCGGGCGCGGCTCGCCGCGACCAAGATCGTGCAACCGCTCGGCGCCGATCTCATCGTGACCGCCCGCACCGCTGATGCCGCCACCACCGCACGAGTGCTGCGGGCGCACGGGGTCACCTACCGGACGTCGCGCGCATCGATGTCGGTGTCGTACTTCGTCGACTTCGGTCGGCGCGCCGCGAGCGACCCGGCGCCCTGGGTACGCACCCTGCCGGACGAGCTCACCCGCGACGGCGCGACGCCGCTGTTCGTCTCCGCGCAGTGA
- a CDS encoding tetrahydrofolate dehydrogenase/cyclohydrolase catalytic domain-containing protein yields the protein MDGKATADALLADTAERAAKYLSEHGRRPCLAAVLVGDDPASRTYVRMKARRSQSVGLESRPIELDETTTTDELVAAIDALSADDGVDGILLQHPVPAQIDERAAFEAIAPAKDVDGVTRTSFAKMAFGEPGFASATPGGIMRLLDAYDVPLSGKHAVVVGRSPILGKPLGMLLLGRNATVTYCHSRTVDLPGLVAEGDVVVAAVGRPELVKGAWIKPGAVVIDAGYNPGNVGDVEFETAADRASLITPVPGGVGPMTIAVLLAQTVDAATG from the coding sequence ATGGACGGCAAGGCGACCGCCGACGCGCTGCTGGCCGACACCGCCGAGCGGGCCGCGAAATACCTCAGCGAGCACGGCCGCCGACCGTGTCTGGCGGCGGTTCTGGTCGGTGACGACCCGGCGTCGCGCACCTACGTGCGGATGAAGGCCAGGCGGAGCCAGAGCGTCGGCCTCGAGTCCCGGCCGATCGAGTTGGACGAGACGACGACGACCGACGAACTCGTCGCGGCGATCGACGCGCTCTCCGCCGACGACGGCGTCGACGGGATCCTCCTGCAGCACCCGGTGCCCGCCCAGATCGACGAACGCGCCGCGTTCGAGGCCATCGCCCCGGCGAAGGACGTCGACGGCGTCACCCGGACGTCGTTCGCGAAGATGGCGTTCGGCGAGCCGGGATTCGCCTCGGCCACGCCCGGCGGGATCATGCGGCTGCTCGACGCCTACGACGTCCCGCTCTCCGGCAAGCATGCGGTCGTCGTGGGCCGGAGCCCGATCCTCGGCAAGCCGCTCGGGATGCTCCTGCTCGGCCGCAATGCGACGGTCACCTACTGCCACTCGCGCACGGTCGACCTGCCCGGGCTGGTGGCGGAGGGTGATGTCGTCGTCGCCGCCGTGGGGCGGCCCGAGCTCGTCAAGGGTGCCTGGATCAAGCCGGGCGCCGTGGTGATCGATGCCGGCTACAACCCCGGCAACGTCGGCGACGTCGAGTTCGAGACCGCGGCCGACCGGGCCTCGCTGATCACCCCGGTCCCAGGCGGCGTGGGACCGATGACCATCGCCGTACTCCTCGCCCAGACGGTGGATGCCGCAACCGGATAG